In one Sphingomonas sanguinis genomic region, the following are encoded:
- a CDS encoding MarR family winged helix-turn-helix transcriptional regulator yields MSAPWPLDEQLCFAVYAANMAIQRSYKPMLDQLGLTYPQYLALHVLWEEDGRTIGAIAHRLSLESSTVTPLVKRLETAGLLVRERDAQDERQVRVSLTPAGREMRDRCGCLGEELIARSGMEVDDLKALKTEVHALRLALERRDGAAA; encoded by the coding sequence ATGTCGGCCCCATGGCCGCTCGACGAACAGCTGTGTTTTGCGGTCTATGCCGCCAACATGGCGATCCAGCGAAGCTACAAGCCGATGCTCGACCAGCTTGGCCTGACCTATCCGCAATATCTGGCGCTGCATGTCCTGTGGGAGGAGGATGGGCGCACGATCGGTGCGATCGCGCATCGCCTGTCGCTGGAGTCCAGCACGGTCACGCCGCTGGTCAAGCGGCTGGAGACCGCCGGGCTGCTGGTGCGCGAACGCGATGCGCAGGACGAGCGGCAGGTGCGGGTCAGCCTGACCCCCGCCGGGCGCGAGATGCGGGATCGGTGCGGCTGCCTGGGCGAGGAGCTGATCGCCCGGTCGGGGATGGAGGTCGATGACCTCAAGGCCCTGAAGACCGAGGTGCACGCCCTGCGTCTGGCGCTCGAACGGCGGGACGGCGCGGCGGCGTGA
- a CDS encoding organic hydroperoxide resistance protein codes for MTIDVKYQTQARATGGRDGQASTPDGTLDVKLSTPKELGGAGGDGSNPEQLFAAGYSACFIGALKVAGQQLKVKIPDDVAVSAKVGIGPRAAGGFGITADLTVELPGIDRAEAEKLVEAAHQICPYSNATRGNVDVGLTLA; via the coding sequence ATGACGATCGACGTGAAGTACCAGACCCAGGCGCGTGCCACGGGTGGCCGTGACGGCCAGGCGAGCACCCCGGACGGCACGCTCGACGTCAAGCTGTCGACGCCCAAGGAACTGGGCGGCGCCGGCGGCGACGGCAGCAACCCGGAGCAGCTGTTCGCAGCGGGCTATTCGGCCTGCTTCATCGGCGCGCTCAAGGTGGCGGGCCAGCAGCTGAAGGTGAAGATTCCCGATGACGTCGCCGTGTCGGCCAAGGTCGGCATCGGTCCGCGCGCGGCGGGCGGGTTCGGCATCACCGCCGACCTCACCGTCGAACTGCCGGGCATCGATCGCGCCGAGGCCGAAAAGCTGGTCGAGGCCGCGCATCAGATCTGCCCCTATTCGAACGCCACGCGCGGCAATGTGGATGTCGGCCTGACGCTGGCCTGA